In Mucilaginibacter boryungensis, a single window of DNA contains:
- the secA gene encoding preprotein translocase subunit SecA, with protein sequence MLNFISKLFGSKSDRDVKGIQPIVEKIKEAYAQLETLSNDELRQQTISFKETINSGLATIDAEIKAIKDRIETELEMPVDEKVALYTQQDKLEKDRNKELEVILMDILPQAFAVVKETAKRLKENATLEVTATDFDRQLATKKPNVVIKGDKAIHHNTWLAAGNEVTWDMVHYDVQLIGGIVLHQGKIAEMATGEGKTLVATLPAYLNALAGQGVHIVTVNDYLARRDSEWMGPLYEFHGLSVDCIDKHEPNSEERRNAYLADITFGTNNEFGFDYLRDNMTRSPEELVQRKSHYAMVDEVDSVLIDDARTPLIISGPIPRGDEHEFYELKPRIERLVNAQKNYINGILNEAKKQINEGKTDVDSGGLALLRAHRGLPKNKALIKFLSEGGNRTVLLKTENHYMQDQGKEMPKVDSDLFFVIDEKNNQVELTEKGIELITTSGEDPHFFVMPDVGTEIAEIERSSLSAEEKVAKKDELMRDFSIKSERIHSVNQLLKAYTLFEKDTEYILDEGKVKIVDEQTGRVLDGRRYSDGLHQAIEAKENVKVEDATQTFATITLQNYFRMYHKLCGMTGTAVTEAGEFWEIYKLDVVEIPTNTPISRDDRQDLVYRTVREKYNAVADEIVALTQAGRPVLVGTTSVEISELLSRMLKLRGIKHNVLNAKMHQKEADIVAEAGKAGTVTIATNMAGRGTDIKLGPGVKEAGGLAIVGTERHESRRVDRQLRGRAGRQGDPGSSQFFVSLEDNLMRLFGSERIASLMVRMGIEDGEVIQHSMISKSIERAQKKVEENNFGIRKRLLEYDDVMNSQRTVIYAKRKNALFGDRLDVDISNTIFDVVEDIATEYKEQNNYEGFHLEIIRVFSVDVNSSQDEFAATNLNKLVDETFALVSDFYKRKAEGIANQAFPVLKDVLVNRGAQVEDIIVPFTDGIHGLQVVVPLKKAVENHGVEVFKSFEKNVTLYLIDDAWKEHLREMDELKQSVQNAVYEQKDPLLVYKFEAFELFRQMLANVNKELVSFLFRGIIPTQQAPDEVREARPQPRTDMKNMRTSKPELVSDSGMPMEDTRELQKQMPVKAEQKIGRNDPCPCGSGKKYKNCHGVGQA encoded by the coding sequence ATGCTGAATTTTATAAGTAAGCTTTTTGGAAGCAAATCGGACAGGGACGTTAAGGGAATACAACCTATTGTTGAAAAAATAAAGGAAGCCTACGCTCAATTGGAAACATTGAGCAATGATGAATTGCGCCAGCAAACCATCAGCTTTAAAGAAACCATAAACAGCGGCCTTGCCACTATAGACGCTGAAATAAAAGCGATAAAAGACCGTATAGAAACCGAGCTGGAAATGCCGGTTGACGAAAAAGTAGCCCTGTATACCCAACAGGATAAACTGGAGAAAGACCGCAATAAAGAGCTGGAAGTGATCCTGATGGATATACTGCCACAAGCATTTGCTGTAGTTAAGGAAACTGCAAAACGTTTAAAAGAAAACGCAACCCTTGAAGTTACCGCCACTGATTTTGACCGCCAACTGGCCACTAAAAAACCCAACGTAGTTATAAAAGGCGATAAAGCCATTCACCATAATACCTGGCTGGCCGCCGGAAACGAAGTGACCTGGGATATGGTACACTACGATGTGCAGCTGATTGGTGGTATTGTATTGCACCAGGGTAAAATTGCCGAGATGGCTACAGGTGAAGGTAAAACGCTGGTGGCTACGCTGCCCGCTTACCTTAACGCACTGGCCGGGCAGGGTGTACACATTGTAACGGTGAACGATTACCTGGCACGCCGTGACTCGGAGTGGATGGGCCCGTTGTATGAATTCCACGGCCTTTCGGTTGATTGTATTGATAAACACGAGCCAAACAGCGAAGAGCGCCGCAATGCCTACCTGGCTGATATTACCTTCGGCACTAACAACGAATTTGGTTTCGACTACCTGCGTGACAATATGACACGTAGCCCGGAAGAGTTGGTGCAACGCAAATCGCACTATGCTATGGTGGATGAGGTTGACTCGGTATTAATTGACGACGCCCGTACACCTTTAATTATATCAGGCCCTATCCCGCGTGGCGATGAGCATGAGTTTTATGAACTGAAACCACGTATAGAGCGTTTGGTAAATGCCCAGAAAAATTATATCAACGGCATACTAAACGAAGCTAAAAAACAAATTAACGAGGGTAAAACCGATGTTGATAGCGGCGGCTTAGCTTTACTGCGCGCGCACCGTGGCTTGCCTAAAAATAAAGCCTTAATAAAATTCCTGAGTGAAGGCGGCAACAGGACTGTCCTGTTAAAAACCGAGAACCATTACATGCAGGACCAGGGCAAAGAAATGCCTAAGGTGGACAGTGACTTGTTCTTTGTAATTGATGAAAAGAACAACCAGGTTGAACTGACTGAAAAAGGTATCGAATTGATCACTACGTCGGGCGAGGACCCGCATTTCTTTGTAATGCCTGATGTAGGTACCGAGATTGCCGAGATCGAGAGATCGAGCTTGAGCGCCGAGGAAAAAGTAGCTAAGAAAGATGAGCTGATGCGCGATTTTTCTATTAAGTCGGAGCGTATCCATTCGGTTAACCAGTTGTTGAAGGCTTATACTTTATTTGAAAAAGATACCGAATACATCCTTGATGAAGGGAAGGTAAAAATTGTAGACGAGCAGACCGGTCGTGTGCTTGACGGTCGCCGTTATAGCGATGGCCTGCACCAGGCAATTGAAGCTAAGGAGAATGTAAAGGTTGAAGATGCTACCCAAACCTTCGCTACCATTACCCTGCAAAACTACTTCCGTATGTACCACAAGCTTTGCGGTATGACGGGTACCGCGGTTACTGAAGCAGGCGAGTTTTGGGAAATATACAAACTGGACGTGGTGGAAATCCCAACCAACACGCCAATCAGCCGCGATGACCGCCAGGATCTGGTTTACCGTACCGTACGCGAGAAATATAACGCGGTTGCCGATGAGATAGTAGCTTTAACCCAAGCCGGTCGCCCGGTACTGGTAGGTACTACCTCGGTAGAAATATCGGAATTATTAAGCCGTATGCTTAAACTGCGCGGCATTAAACATAACGTACTGAACGCCAAAATGCACCAGAAAGAAGCCGATATTGTGGCCGAAGCTGGTAAAGCAGGCACCGTTACCATTGCTACCAACATGGCTGGTCGTGGTACGGATATCAAATTAGGCCCGGGCGTTAAAGAAGCCGGCGGTTTAGCTATTGTAGGTACCGAGCGTCATGAATCGCGCCGTGTCGATCGTCAGTTGCGTGGCCGTGCAGGCCGCCAGGGCGACCCGGGTTCTTCGCAGTTCTTCGTATCGTTAGAAGATAACCTGATGCGTTTATTCGGATCTGAGCGTATTGCCAGCCTGATGGTGCGCATGGGTATTGAAGATGGCGAAGTTATCCAGCATTCGATGATCTCTAAATCTATCGAACGTGCGCAGAAGAAGGTGGAAGAGAACAACTTTGGTATCCGTAAGCGCCTGCTGGAATATGACGACGTGATGAACTCGCAGCGTACCGTTATTTATGCCAAACGTAAAAACGCGCTGTTTGGCGATCGTTTAGATGTAGATATCAGCAACACCATTTTTGATGTAGTTGAGGATATTGCTACCGAATACAAAGAGCAAAACAATTACGAAGGTTTCCATTTGGAGATCATCCGCGTGTTCTCGGTTGATGTAAATAGTTCACAGGATGAATTTGCTGCTACCAACCTTAATAAGCTGGTTGACGAAACGTTTGCCCTGGTAAGCGATTTTTACAAACGCAAAGCCGAAGGTATAGCCAACCAGGCGTTCCCGGTACTGAAAGATGTATTGGTGAACCGCGGCGCGCAGGTTGAAGATATTATTGTTCCGTTTACTGATGGCATCCATGGTTTGCAGGTTGTTGTGCCGTTGAAAAAAGCGGTAGAAAATCACGGCGTAGAGGTATTTAAATCGTTTGAAAAGAACGTGACGCTGTATCTTATTGACGACGCCTGGAAAGAGCATCTGCGCGAAATGGATGAGTTAAAGCAATCGGTACAGAATGCCGTTTACGAACAAAAAGACCCGTTATTAGTATATAAATTCGAGGCTTTTGAATTGTTCCGCCAGATGCTGGCCAACGTGAATAAAGAATTGGTGAGCTTCCTGTTCAGAGGGATTATCCCAACGCAACAGGCGCCTGATGAGGTGCGCGAGGCCCGCCCGCAGCCACGTACGGATATGAAGAATATGCGTACATCGAAACCAGAACTGGTGAGCGATAGCGGCATGCCAATGGAAGATACCCGCGAACTGCAAAAACAAATGCCGGTAAAAGCCGAGCAAAAAATAGGCAGAAACGACCCTTGTCCTTGCGGCAGCGGTAAAAAATATAAAAACTGCCACGGCGTAGGGCAGGCGTAA
- a CDS encoding SPOR domain-containing protein: MEQTASYYPALSRLIGCCLFFFIAISAHAQTRGTLEIIKDPRIDTLAARRLEAVKGSGGSTGGAYIATQGYRVQIFNGSSRNDAYAAQAKLQAHYPDIRTYISYREPDFKVHAGDFRTRMEATKLLQELRPMFPVMFIIREKINPPVQ, encoded by the coding sequence ATGGAACAAACAGCATCATATTATCCGGCTTTAAGCAGATTAATAGGGTGCTGTTTGTTTTTTTTTATAGCTATTAGCGCCCATGCGCAAACCCGTGGCACACTGGAAATTATAAAGGACCCGCGTATTGATACCCTTGCCGCCCGCAGGTTAGAAGCAGTAAAAGGAAGTGGTGGAAGCACCGGCGGCGCTTATATAGCTACGCAAGGCTACCGGGTACAAATATTTAATGGTTCCAGCAGGAATGATGCGTATGCGGCTCAAGCTAAATTGCAGGCCCATTATCCAGATATCCGTACCTATATCAGCTATCGGGAACCCGATTTTAAAGTACATGCCGGCGATTTTCGCACCCGCATGGAAGCTACTAAATTATTACAGGAGCTTAGGCCTATGTTCCCTGTCATGTTCATCATCCGCGAAAAAATAAATCCACCCGTTCAATGA
- a CDS encoding M20 metallopeptidase family protein, giving the protein MIKEKIQQLSKEIFNEVVANRRHLHSNPELSFHEVKTSAYVAAKLDELGIPYQRMADNGLVGLIKGGKPGNGVVALRGDMDALPITEANDVPYKSQNVGVMHACGHDVHTSSLLGTAKILSQLKDDFGGTVKLIFQPAEEKLPGGASLMIKEGVLENPKPQAVIGQHVMPLIDAGKVGFRSGKYMASTDELYVTVKGKGGHGAQPQQNVDPVIITAHILTALQQVVSRFADPKSPSVLSFGKVIANGATNVIPNEVYLEGTFRTMDEAWRKEAHIKMKKMAEGIAESMGGSCDFNIMHGYPFLINEPVLTASARSHAEDYLGKENVVDLDIWMAAEDFAYYSQVADSCFYRLGTRNEARGITSSVHTPTFDVEESALELSTGLMAYIAVKQLDSAI; this is encoded by the coding sequence ATGATCAAAGAAAAGATACAGCAACTTTCTAAAGAAATATTTAATGAAGTTGTGGCTAATCGCCGCCATTTGCACAGCAACCCAGAATTAAGTTTCCACGAGGTTAAAACATCGGCTTATGTAGCCGCGAAACTGGATGAACTGGGTATCCCCTATCAGCGTATGGCAGATAATGGATTGGTTGGATTAATTAAAGGCGGTAAACCCGGAAATGGTGTTGTAGCCCTGCGTGGCGATATGGATGCGCTGCCTATTACCGAAGCTAATGATGTGCCTTATAAATCACAAAACGTTGGTGTAATGCATGCCTGCGGTCACGATGTGCATACCTCGTCACTATTGGGCACAGCTAAGATATTATCTCAACTGAAAGACGATTTTGGCGGAACAGTTAAACTGATATTTCAACCTGCCGAGGAAAAATTACCCGGCGGGGCCAGCCTGATGATTAAAGAAGGCGTACTGGAAAACCCTAAGCCACAAGCCGTAATTGGTCAGCACGTAATGCCGTTGATAGATGCCGGTAAAGTAGGTTTCCGTTCGGGCAAATACATGGCCAGTACAGACGAATTATATGTTACCGTAAAAGGTAAAGGCGGCCATGGTGCGCAGCCACAGCAAAATGTAGACCCGGTAATTATTACCGCTCATATATTAACAGCGCTGCAGCAGGTAGTAAGCCGCTTTGCCGACCCTAAAAGTCCGTCGGTGTTATCGTTCGGTAAAGTAATTGCCAACGGCGCTACGAATGTTATCCCTAACGAAGTTTATCTGGAAGGCACTTTCCGTACCATGGATGAAGCCTGGCGTAAGGAAGCCCACATTAAAATGAAAAAAATGGCTGAAGGCATTGCCGAAAGTATGGGTGGCAGCTGCGATTTTAATATTATGCACGGTTATCCGTTCCTGATCAACGAGCCGGTATTAACAGCCTCGGCCCGCTCGCATGCCGAGGACTACCTGGGTAAAGAGAACGTGGTAGATCTTGATATCTGGATGGCTGCCGAAGACTTCGCTTACTATTCGCAAGTGGCGGATAGCTGCTTTTACCGCCTGGGTACCCGCAACGAAGCCCGTGGCATTACCTCATCGGTACACACCCCAACTTTTGATGTTGAAGAATCGGCACTGGAATTAAGTACAGGGTTAATGGCATACATAGCGGTGAAGCAGTTAGATTCTGCGATATGA